Within the Streptomyces sp. R41 genome, the region GGTCACGGCGCGGCTCGACGGGCGTGAGGTGGAAGCCGTCGGCGGCGTCGGCCCCGTGCCAGGCGGCGATCAGCTCGGCGAGGTCGACGGGGCCGCCGCGGTACAGCGGACCCTGCGCGGTCTGCCGGGGCCCACCGCCGCCGTGGCCCGGCTCGGCCGCGTGCTCGCCGTCACCGAGGTCGACGGTGAGCCCGGCGAGGACGCGCAGATCGTCGGGGTTTCGCCCGAACTCGGCTGCCGTGTCGCGCAGTTCGGCCCGTATGGCGCGCACCTGTGCCGGGCCGGCGACCCGGACGAGCGCCACGTCCGCGTACCGGGCCGCGATCCGCCGGGCGGGCCCCTCGGTCGCGTCGACGATCCGTACGGGGTGGCCCTGCGGGGGCCGCGGCACGATCGAGGGGCCCTTCACGGAGAAGGTGGCGCCCTCGAAGTCGACGTAGTGCAGCTTGTCCCGGTCGATGAAACGGCCCGTGGCCTCGTCGCGTATCTCGGCGTCGTCCTCCCAGCTGTCCCAGAGCCGGGCCGCCGCATCGGCGACTTCACCGGCCTCCTGCCACAGCGCCTCGGCGGGGGCTGCGTGACGCCGGCCGAACAG harbors:
- a CDS encoding LLM class flavin-dependent oxidoreductase; amino-acid sequence: MTAPHGRALLHLAAALDQQAAYDAASHVELAQLAERGALDFVTLGDTFARPGLDALAVLSRVAPATGRIGLVPTVTTTHTEPFHVQAAVATLDWVSRGRAGWHIDVSTTEGEARLFGRRHAAPAEALWQEAGEVADAAARLWDSWEDDAEIRDEATGRFIDRDKLHYVDFEGATFSVKGPSIVPRPPQGHPVRIVDATEGPARRIAARYADVALVRVAGPAQVRAIRAELRDTAAEFGRNPDDLRVLAGLTVDLGDGEHAAEPGHGGGGPRQTAQGPLYRGGPVDLAELIAAWHGADAADGFHLTPVEPRRDLERLVNGTVALLQHRGLFRTFYPGSTLREHLGLARPANQYAVAGGAS